The Candidatus Falkowbacteria bacterium nucleotide sequence CCATCATGGCTGGCGCCGACGCCGTAATCATCGGCAAGCCGATCAGCCAACCGCCGGTTTCAGTCGGCGACCCGACTAGGGCCGCGGACCGGATCATCGAAGAAATCAAACAAGCGTTGCTTGAGCGTCAAAAACTTTTGGAATTGAACGGAGGTGAAACGGAGGCAGCTTGATTAATCACGCAGCAGATTGGAGATGGAAATAACGCCAAAAGGGGGCAACTGTATGAACCAGACGGAACTGTTGGACGAAGCGAGAAAGAAGATTATCGTAGCAATGGACGTACCGGACATTTTTGCGGCACATCGGGTCGCAAGACCGCTAGCTCCGCATGTCGGCATGTTCAAGATCGGCAAGCAACTCTTCACCGCTTGCGGACCGGAAGTTATCAAGCTGATCAAAGGTATGGGCGGGGAAGTCTTCCTCGATCTCAAGTACCACGACATCCCCAACACTGTCGCCATGGCAGGGCTCGAAGCAGCCAGGCTCGGCGTCAAGATGTTCAACCTGCACGCCCTGGGCGGTCCGGAGATGATGGAAACGACCATGAAGGCTCTGCGCGCCGAGTATCCCGACCCGGAGAATCGTCCCAAAGTCCTGGCCGTCACCATCCTCACCTCTTCTAATCAGGAAACGCTCAAAGCTGTCGGCATCGACCTCCCGGTAAAAGAGATGGTCGTCAAGCTGGCCAAGCTGGCCCAGGCCTGCGGCGTCGATGGCGTCGTCTGTTCGCCTCAGGAAATCGAGCTGATCCGCGAAGCCTGCGGTCCTGATTTCCTGATCGTCACGCCGGGCATCCGTCCGGCCGACGCTAAAGCCGACGACCAGAAGCGCATCGCCACCCCGGGAGCAGCCGTAGCAGCCGGATCCAACTATTTGGTCATCGGCCGCCCGATCATCGAGCAGCCCGACCCCGTAGCCGCCGCACAGGCCATAACGGAAGAGATCGTCCAGGTATTGCAGCAGTAATCAGTATTTACGAAACATTTCAGGTAAAAGGCAAACCATCAACCACGCAGCAGAAAAAGGAGGTACGCATGAGCGCAAGCGGATCAGCAGGGGGTAAGGGGCAAGTGCAATTGCTGAAAAGAAAGATCCGTCCTGAGATAGTTGAAGGACTGGACAACACGCTTAAGCGTTGTGGCGGTTTCTATGAGACGCCGAAAGACGCGGAAGGCAAGCGGCTCGGACCGTTGGTCGGCTACGCCGGCAAGTATGATGTCGGCGACGGATCGCAAGCGCATTATGTCGGCGAAATATTCTTCAACTGCGCCAAGCTCGAGCAGTGGCCGTTCATTCTGGACGAATACGCCGAAAAGCTGCGCCGTCTCCAACTCACCGGAGTTAACGGCTATCATAGCTTTCCCATATTTCTTGGCATGCCTATGGGCGGCATCACCTTTGCACAGGCTCTGGCCCGCGCCGACTCGTACGCCCGAGCCATCTACGCCGAGAAGAAGGTGATTGAAGCGGAGACCGCGACCCAGCGCGAGCAAAGCATCCTGGTCTTCGACAGACACACGCCTGAGCCGGGCGACCATGTCATCATTACCGAAGACGTGGTCAACAACTTTTCGACCACCAGCAAGGCGATCAAGCTCATCCTCGATGCACAGGCAGTCCCGATTGCCATCGCTTGCATCAAGAACCGGTCTGAATTGACGGAGTATGAGTATGAGGGAATCAGACTGCCAGTTCTGTCGTTTGACCATTCGCCGGCCAAGCAGTATCGTCAGGACGACCCTTACGTCGCGGCCGACATCGCTGCGGGAAACATCGTCTGGAAACCCAAGAACAGCTGGGAAAAAATCGAACCTTTTATACAGTAATCATACCGATGATACTGTCCGGGGGATGCGCGCGCATCCCCCTTTTTTATTTTGCCAGAAGCCGGAAAGTCAGTTATAATAAGGTCAATTAGGCTTTATTTATTAAAAATCGACCATTGTTCGGTTATAAATGTATGGTTAAAAAACCAGTAGCTAAGAAAAATAGCGAAAAAAAGCCAAAAAAAGTCAAGAAAGCCCTGCCGATTTCCCCCAAGATCATCGCCTATCTGGAAAAGGCCGGCGTGCCCCATGAGGTAATCGCGCACAAGACCGTTTATACGGCTTTTGACGCGGCCCAGACCCTTAGGCGCAAGCTTTCGGAGATTGCCAAGTCGCTTCTGGTCAAGGCGGACCAGGATTATTTCGTCGTCATCTTGCCGGCTGATCACAACCTGGATATCAAGAAGCTCCAGGCCGCGATCGGCAAGCAGACCAAAAAGGTTATCAAGGTCATTAAGATTCCGGGTGAAGATATCGTAGAACAGATTACCAAGACCAAGAACCAGGCCCTGACCGCCTTCGGCGGCTTGCACAATCTGCCAGTCATTATCGATGAGAATTTGGCCAAGGCCAAGAAGGCGATCTTTTCGGCCGGCAATTCCAACCATTCGATCGAAGCGGCAGTCAAGGATTTCATCAAGGCCGAGCAGGCGGCTGTCGCCAAGTTCGGCGTGAAGCGCGTCATCAAAAAGGTAAAGAAGGCCGTTGCTAAGCCGAAAGCTAAGCCGGCGGTGAAGAAGGTCGCGGCCAAGAAGGCTGTCGCGAAGAAGCCGGCTAAGAAAAAATAAACCGA carries:
- the pyrF gene encoding orotidine-5'-phosphate decarboxylase, with protein sequence MNQTELLDEARKKIIVAMDVPDIFAAHRVARPLAPHVGMFKIGKQLFTACGPEVIKLIKGMGGEVFLDLKYHDIPNTVAMAGLEAARLGVKMFNLHALGGPEMMETTMKALRAEYPDPENRPKVLAVTILTSSNQETLKAVGIDLPVKEMVVKLAKLAQACGVDGVVCSPQEIELIREACGPDFLIVTPGIRPADAKADDQKRIATPGAAVAAGSNYLVIGRPIIEQPDPVAAAQAITEEIVQVLQQ
- a CDS encoding phosphoribosyltransferase, with the protein product MSASGSAGGKGQVQLLKRKIRPEIVEGLDNTLKRCGGFYETPKDAEGKRLGPLVGYAGKYDVGDGSQAHYVGEIFFNCAKLEQWPFILDEYAEKLRRLQLTGVNGYHSFPIFLGMPMGGITFAQALARADSYARAIYAEKKVIEAETATQREQSILVFDRHTPEPGDHVIITEDVVNNFSTTSKAIKLILDAQAVPIAIACIKNRSELTEYEYEGIRLPVLSFDHSPAKQYRQDDPYVAADIAAGNIVWKPKNSWEKIEPFIQ
- a CDS encoding YbaK/EbsC family protein, which produces MVKKPVAKKNSEKKPKKVKKALPISPKIIAYLEKAGVPHEVIAHKTVYTAFDAAQTLRRKLSEIAKSLLVKADQDYFVVILPADHNLDIKKLQAAIGKQTKKVIKVIKIPGEDIVEQITKTKNQALTAFGGLHNLPVIIDENLAKAKKAIFSAGNSNHSIEAAVKDFIKAEQAAVAKFGVKRVIKKVKKAVAKPKAKPAVKKVAAKKAVAKKPAKKK